A genomic window from Pocillopora verrucosa isolate sample1 chromosome 7, ASM3666991v2, whole genome shotgun sequence includes:
- the LOC136282669 gene encoding uncharacterized protein has product MLGLPSDYNHNMAVKFIAPFSVLLFFLSSCQAKPENCSEAQCKVVPVGKGTASEFRFKASEKGVRIVYLDLKFRNDSYRPLESENEFLPNRWVWASLISEPMLSLSYDYDILSLGLLKYQRRSMDVLLEDQPSGCLANFNSSCQNKVVGRALLNMTQLNSGEPPDRNIVCVAMIEDYVFWNYFDGNVKFRCCEISKEETEESAYIQCELEVQVSGWFKAFNGTLNLFTVLMMLYCPAFLLFLPDSIFNLQEECQKEERRENEQQSEVSYHRQSNQQRSRYGSTNEASANITAENDDLVSLVTLPIQTQSQQANSQIGEDTSNKNVQSLLYLDEPNPITLSYFLRTYTKQRTELFSFHSKFAFLWYCVIPIFLYLRLGLNYIVESKFMEEVHKKPTASLVGPLFSYLFNFQGFLAWLMPLAPLILILFSSPKDFLITVREDIRQVICPVCRENTVSAGEDMLRHLRKLSVSSYKLASCLINFHQKALAKSIKFFTHYAIEKMGPPWKRAKTPFIALWVLFWDVVLVIVVGVILGGICLCLLLLGLILLIYCYSPWGSLMLFCLRKLGQMLKKWSLEVFKKCRHCLAPMFISVQVGFQLLLMPILTDGCLVGGLSCRCITRMFGLVTLGLVLNASIAGPFLALFIAALTNIYLCYYNLQMYYRDVKEMISEKWQTLDGKREHGAIPEDLFWRICSEASNSNKAVPPVRGEVNRMLSNMAIILIFLFLVFCSIFLVTDASSMSAVPSTIAVFLSGAIPSLLFKGLTHGKRFTGETRARMIREIEEAVIKYKESTAVELYNLLQKDTLSNELTLD; this is encoded by the coding sequence ATGCTTGGATTACCGTCTGATTATAATCACAACATGGCCGTCAAGTTTATAGCTCCTTTCTCtgtgcttcttttctttctctcttcttgtCAAGCCAAGCCAGAGAACTGCAGTGAGGCTCAATGCAAGGTCGTACCGGTTGGAAAAGGGACTGCGTCCGAATTCCGCTTTAAGGCTTCCGAGAAGGGTGTCAGAATAGTCTACTTGGATTTGAAGTTCCGTAACGACAGCTACCGTCCATTAGAGTCAGAAAACGAGTTTCTCCCCAATAGATGGGTTTGGGCGAGTTTGATCAGCGAGCCAATGTTGTCTTTGTCCTACGACTACGACATTTTGTCTTTGGGCCTCCTTAAATACCAAAGAAGAAGTATGGATGTGCTGTTGGAAGATCAACCAAGCGGATGCCTTGCGAACTTCAACTCATCCTGTCAAAACAAGGTAGTTGGAAGAGCGCTTCTGAATATGACACAGTTAAACTCAGGTGAACCTCCAGATAGGAATATTGTTTGTGTTGCAATGATTGAAGATTATGTTTTCTGGAACTATTTTGATGGAAATGTCAAATTCCGGTGCTGTGAGATTAGCAAAGAAGAAACCGAGGAGTCTGCTTACATTCAATGTGAGCTGGAGGTTCAAGTTAGCGGTTGGTTCAAAGCTTTTAATGGTACCCTCAACCTTTTTACTGTACTAATGATGCTTTATTGTCCAGcgtttctcctttttcttccgGATTCCATTTTCAATCTTCAAGAGGAGTGTCAAAAAGAAGAGCGACGCGAAAACGAGCAACAATCAGAAGTCAGCTATCATCGACAGAGCAATCAACAAAGAAGCAGGTACGGATCAACCAATGAAGCTTCAGCAAATATCACTGCAGAAAATGACGATTTAGTTTCTCTTGTAACTTTACCTATTCAGACTCAGAGTCAGCAAGCTAATTCCCAAATAGGCGAAGAcacatcaaacaaaaatgtaCAAAGTCTACTTTATTTGGATGAACCAAATCCAATAACCCTCTCATATTTTCTCAGAACCTATACTAAACAACGtacagaattattttcatttcattccaaATTTGCATTTCTCTGGTACTGtgttattccaatttttttgtaccTAAGATTAGGATTAAACTACATTGTAGAAAGTAAATTTATGGAGGAGGTGCATAAAAAACCAACGGCATCTCTGGTAGGACCGTTGTTTTCatatcttttcaattttcaaggttttctcGCGTGGCTAATGCCTCTCGCtcctttgattttgattttattctCAAGTCCTAAGGATTTCCTAATTACTGTCAGAGAGGATATTAGACAAGTCATATGCCCTGTTTGCAGAGAAAATACGGTTTCAGCAGGAGAGGACATGCTCCGACacttaagaaaattatcagtAAGCAGTTACAAGTTAGCGTCGTGTTTAATTAACTTTCACCAAAAAGCACTAGCAAAATCTATAAAGTTCTTTACACATTACGCTATTGAGAAAATGGGTCCGCCATGGAAACGAGCTAAAACTCCTTTCATTGCTTTGTGGGTGTTATTCTGGGATGTTGTCTTAGTCATAGTTGTTGGTGTCATTTTAGGAGGAATATGCCTCTGTCTATTGTTATTAGGGTTAATCTTGCtcatttattgttattcaccgtGGGGTAGTCTCATGCTTTTCTGTTTAAGGAAACTTGggcaaatgttaaaaaaatggaGCCTTGAAGTATTCAAGAAATGCCGTCATTGTCTCGCGCCGATGTTCATCAGTGTTCAAGTTGGTTTTCAGCTACTGCTAATGCCAATATTAACAGACGGCTGTTTGGTAGGGGGCCTTTCTTGTCGATGTATCACTCGCATGTTTGGCTTAGTTACTTTAGGTCTAGTGTTAAATGCGTCAATTGCGGGCCCATTCTTAGCACTCTTTATCGCTGCTTTAACAAACATTTATCTATGCTACTATAATCTGCAAATGTACTACCGAGATGTGAAAGAAATGATTTCGGAGAAGTGGCAGACTCTTGATGGAAAACGCGAGCACGGTGCAATTCCAGAAGATCTATTTTGGCGCATTTGCAGTGAAGCGTCAAATTCAAATAAGGCAGTTCCACCAGTTAGGGGTGAAGTAAACCGCATGCTTAGCAATATGGCtatcattttgatatttctatttttggttTTCTGCTCTATATTTCTGGTGACTGATGCGAGCAGTATGTCAGCAGTGCCATCAACGATTGCTGTGTTTTTAAGCGGAGCTATTCCTAGCTTACTTTTCAAGGGATTGACACACGGAAAGCGATTTACGGGTGAGACAAGGGCGAGAATGATTAGAGAAATCGAGGAGGCGGTTATAAAGTACAAGGAAAGTACCGCGGTAGAGTTGTATAATCTGTTACAAAAGGACACTTTATCGAATGAACTGACTTTGGACTAA